The sequence TCAAAATTATCCTTATTTGTTTTTCCAAAGGTTACATCAACGCTTATTGCAATATCAGGGTCAATATTAAAGGCGCCGGTTGCCGCACCGCTCAGGTTTATTTCTTCCTGAGTTGAGAAAAGAAAATTAAGCTCATAGTTTGACCTTTTTCCTCTGAGAATTTCCAGACAGCATAAAAGAGCACATACACCGCTTCTGTTATCCATAGCCTTACCGCAAAAACAGTTTCCGTTTAAGGCTGTTGTATTTGCCCTGTAGGTTACAGGGTCGCCTACCTTTACAAGCTTTTTAAGCTTTTGAGCATCATAGCCTGTAAAGATAATAAGCTCGTTAAATTCGGGAAGCTTGTTTCTGTCCTCTTTTGAAAGCATATGAACAGGAGGCACCGCTACTACGCCGAAAACCTCATTCAAGCCGTGAATAATAACCTCACTTGCCAAAAGAGTTCTTAAATCAACACCCTTTGCGCCCACAAAGACTTCTCCGTTATCGCTGATTTTAGTAACATACATACTTATTTCGTCATAATGGGCATCTACTAAAATTTTTCTTGCCTTGGGGTTGTAGGATGGGATTTTTGCAATTACATTTCCCGAAGCATCTATTGAAATTTTATCCGTATATCTTTTTAGATACTGCACTATAACATTTGCCGCCGCACCCTCACGTCCCGAAGGTCCGTAGCAAAGAGTAAGCGCATTTAAAAGCTCTTTTAAATATTGAGTCACGATCTTTAAGCCTCCTTATTTTATCTATTTTATCATATAAACCCTTTAATATCAACATACTTTTTAATTCTTTTGAGTCTTTATTTTTAAAAAGAATATGATATAATATCAATTAAGTATAAATAAAGGAAGGTAATTTTTTGCTTATCGCACTTATCATTTTTGCACTTACATATATTCTGATGCTTTCCTTCCAGAAATACCGTCCGCATATAGCCTTAATCTCAGCTCTTATCTATATTATTTTAGGCTGCTGCGGTATGTATAATATGGGTATTGCATCGGCTTTTGGGGCAATAGATTTCAATGTGCTTTTGATGATAGGCGGAACTATGGGTATAGTAACTCTTTTTATAGAGAGCAAAATGCCTGCCCGTCTTGCAGAAATGCTTATATCAAAGGTTCCGAATGTAAAATGGGCAGTAACAGTGCTTGCGCTTTTTGCAGGAGTTATAAGCGCCTTTGTAGACAATGTTGCAACTGTGCTTATGGTCGCTCCCATAGGTCTTGCAATATCTAAAAAGCTTAATATTTCACCTGTATCCGTATTGATTGCTATTGCTGTTTCCTCAAATTTGCAAGGTGCGGCTACTCTGGTAGGAGATACTACGAGTATTTTGCTCGGCGGCTTTGCTGATATGAATTTTCTTGAATTCTTCTTTATGCACGGCAAATTCGGAATTTTCTGGGGTGTTGAGTTAGGTGCTTTGGCATCAATTTTCGTTCTTTTGTTTTTATTTCGAAAGCAAAAGGAAAAAATATCGGCAGAGGTGGAAACAGAGGTAGAGGACTATTTCCCCTCAGTGCTTATGATTGGCACTGTTGTTTTACTTATTTGTGCTTCCTTTTTACCCGCACCTACAAGCAACAGTATTCTTATTACCATTTATAATCTTCGTGCAGGTCTTATTTGTCTTGCTCTTTGTATTATCGGAGTTATCCGTGCTTGCCTTAAAAGCAAGAAAGCAGAGCCGTTTATTCAGGTTATTAAGGACTTGGATAAGGACACTCTTTTGTTACTGTTAGGCTTATTTATAATTATTGAAGGCATTACTGCAGCGGGTGTAATAGATGCCGCCGCTGACCTTTTCTATAAGATTGCAGGAAATAATCCTTTTGTTTTATATACGCTTATTGTATTCGTATCGGTTATTTTATCTGCCTTTATAGATAATATTCCTTACGTTGCAACTATGCTTCCCGTTATTCAGTCTATTGCGGCGCTTATGAATTCGGGCGCAGGAGCTGAGCCCTATGTTTTCTATTTCGGTCTTCTTATAGGTGCAACCTTGGGCGGAAATCTTACTCCCATCGGTGCTTCCGCAAATATTGCGGCAATCGGTATCTTGCGTAAAAACGGCTATACGGTTAAAACAAGTGATTTTCTTAAAATCGGTGTTCCCTTTACCATCGCAGCAGTGCTTACAGGCTATATCTACATATGGCTTGTTTGGGGGCTTTAATTTAATTATAAAAGGAGAAAAATATGGATTTATTTGACGTACTATCCCTTATCGGCGGTCTTTGTCTGTTCTTGTTCGGTATGAACGTAATGGGCGACTCGTTGGAAAAATCAGCAGGCGACGGGCTTAAATCACTTTTAAGCAAGCTGACAACGGGAAGAATGGCAGGCTTTTTCACAGGTCTTTGTGTAACCTCTGTTATTCAGTCATCTTCTGCAACAACCGTTATGGTTGTAGGCTTTGTAAACTCGGGAGTTATGTCCTTGCGTCAGGCTATCAACGTAATTATGGGCGCAAACGTCGGAACAACTGTTACCGCTTGGCTTCTCAGCCTTTCGGGTATTGAGGGAGACTCTCTTATTGTTCAGCTTTTCAAGCCTACTTCTTTCACCCCCATATTAGCTTTAATAGGAACCTTGCTTTATATGGGCTCAAAAAGCCATAAAAAGAAAGATATCGGTATGATTCTTTTGGGCTTTGCAACGCTAATGTGCGGAATGGATATTATGTCAAGTGCTGTTTCGGGTCTTAAGGATGTTCCCGAATTCAGAAATATTCTGACTATGTTCTCAAACCCCATTTTCGGAGTTCTTGCAGGTGCGATTGTTACAGGTATTATTCAATCCTCCTCTGCTTCTGTCGGAATTTTGCAGGCGCTTTCTTCAACAGGTCAGATAACTATAGGCGCTTCTATTCCGATTATTATGGGTCAGAATATAGGTACTTGTGTAACTGCTCTTCTCTCCTCAGTGGGAACAAACCGCAACGCACGCCGTACCTCAGTTGTCCACCTCTCCTTTAACATTATAGGTACAGTTGTAATTTTAACTGTTTACTGTACGCTTAATGCGATTTTGAATTTATCATTTGTAAATCTTTCTGCCAACCAATTCTCAATAGCAGTAACACATACAGTTTTCAATGTAGTTTGTACAGCTCTTATGCTTCCTGCCAGCGCACTTTTAGAAAAGCTTTCATATAAAGTTATTCCTGAGCCTGCAGGCAATGAAAACGAGGAAGAAAAGGTTGAAATTGACCAACGTCTTATGGCAACTCCTGCAATTGCTATTGAGCGTTGCCGTGTGCTTACCGAGAAAATGGCGCACATTACTCAAAAAGGACTTACTAAAGCCATCAATTTGCTTGATAAATATGACGTAGATGAGGCTACAAAGGTTCGTTCTTATGAAAAAAATGCAGACACCTATGAGGATACTTTAATATCCTACCTTGTTAAGCTTAATACCTTCCCCATGAGCGATAAGGACTCCAATGAGTCAAGTAAGCTTTTGTTTGTAATAGGAGATTTTGAGCGTATTTCCGACCATTCTGTAAATCTTTTGGAGTCTGTTGAGGAAATCAGAAACAAAGAAGTTCCCTTTAGTGAACAAGCTAAAAAAGAGCTGTCTGTTTTAACTCAGGCAGTTTCTGAAATTGTTGATTTGGCAGTTAATGCCTTTAACAATAACGACCTTGATGCCGCAGCTAAAATTGAGCCCTTGGAGCAGGTTATTGACTCCCTGAAGGAACAGCTTCGTACTCAGCATATATCACGCTTGCAAAAATATGAATGTTCCATTGAAGCAGGCTTTGTATGGGCTGATTTGCTTACAAACTTAGAAAGAATTGCAGACCACTGTTCAAATATCGCAGGCTGTATTATAGAAATGGCTCACGATAGTATGGACGTTCACGAATATTTGAACAAAATTAAAGCTACAAGCCCTGAATTTGCAAAAATGCAGCAGCTTTACAGCCAAAAATACAGCATTAACTAAGCATAAAAGGGACCGTAAAAAACAAAATTTTACGGTCTCTTTTTAGTTATTGATATTTTGAAGAAAATGTTGTATAATTGATATAATACCTGAAGAAAGGAAGCCGAATTAAATTCGGCGAGGTAATTTCAAATGATTAAAAAGAAAATTTTATCGTTGCTTGAGAAAAACGGAAGACTTACTCCTGCAGAAATAGGAGTTATGGTCGGAATAAATGAACAAGAAGCGGCGGCATATATAGCTGAAATGGAAGCGGACAAGGTAATTGTCGGCTATTCGGCATTGATAGATTGGGACAAGGCAGATAAATCTTCAGTTCATGCGCTTATTGAAATAAAGGTTATTCCGCAAAAAAGCCAAGGCTTTGATTCGGTTGCAAAAACTATTTGCAAATTCGAAGAGGTTAAAAATCTCTATCTTATGAGCGGCGGCTTTGACCTTGCTGTTATGGTTGAGGGCAAAAGCCTTAGAGATGTTGCTATGTTTGTTTCTGAAAGACTTTCTTTTATTGACGGTGTAACGGCAACAGCTACTCATTTCGTGCTCAAAAAATATAAGGATAGCGGAGTCTTCTTCGGGGCAGAAGATGCTGACGAAAGAGGATGTTTGGGAATATGATAGATTATAATAAGCTTTTATCTAAAAAAATACAGCAGGTAAAGCCTTCGGGTATCCGCCGTTTTTTTGATATTGCAGAGGAGCTTTCCGATTGTGTTTCTTTGGGTGTCGGTGAGCCTGATTTTGTTACGCCGTGGCATATACGCCGTGCAGGAATCCGTTCTCTTGAAGAGGGACATACTCACTATACGTCAAACTGGGGACTTATGTCCTTGCGTGAGGCAATATCGGAATATCTTAAGCGCCGTTTTGATATGACTTACTGCGCTAAAAACGAAATCGTTGTTACAGTCGGCGGCAGTGAAGCTATTGATATGTGCATCCGTGCCGTTGTAGACAATGGGGATGAGGTGCTTATTCCCGAGCCTTCTTTTGTGTGCTACAGCCCCATAACAAGTCTTTCAGGCGGTGTTCCCGTAGCTCTTCCCACCTATGAGAAGGACAATTTTAAGCTTACTGCTGAAACACTCAAAAAGGCTATTACCGAAAAGACCAAGCTTCTTGTGCTTCCTTTTCCCAACAACCCTACAGGTGCTGTTATGGAAAAAGAGGATTTGGAAAAAATAGCAGAGGTTATAAGGGACAAGGATATTTTAGTGCTGTCCGATGAAATTTATGCAGAGCTTACCTATAAGGGTAAGCATACGTCAATTTCCTGTATTGAAGGAATGTGGGAAAAGACTATAGTTGTAAGCGGCTTTTCAAAAGCTTTTGCTATGACAGGCTGGCGTTTGGGATATGCCTGCGGTCCTCGGGAAATAATAGAACAGATGACAAAGGCGCATCAATACGCAATTATGAGTGCGCCCACAACAGCTCAGTATGCTGCCATTGAAGCTATGAGAAACAGCGATGACGACATAGAGTATATGAAAAATGAATATGATATGAGAAGACGCTATCTTGTAAATGCTCTTCGTCAGATAGGAATGGATTGCTTTGAGCCCTTGGGAGCTTTTTATGTTTTCCCGTCAATCAAAAAGTTCGGACTGAGCAGTGAAGAATTTTGTGAAAGACTTATCCGTCAGGAAAGATGCGCAGTTATACCCGGCAACGCTTTCGGAGAATTGGGCGAAGGCTTTGTAAGACTTTCATATGCTTATTCATTGGAAAACTTAAAAAAAGCTGTTGAAAGAATAGAAAAATTTATAAAAACACTTTAAAAGGAGTTTTTGAAAAATGAAAAAATTATCAGGTGGAATTATCGCTTTAATAGTGGTGGGAGTAATTCTTCTTATCGCTGTAATTTCTGGAGTTTCTGCATATAACGGATTGGTTGAGCTTGAAGAGGGAATAAAGAGCAAAAGCTCTCAGATAGATAATCAGCTTCAAAGAAGAGCAGACCTTATTCCTAACCTTGTTTCAACAGTAAAAGGATATACAACCCACGAAACAGAGGCTATTGAAGCGGTTACCTCTGCAAGAGCAAAGCTTACGGGCGCTTCTGACACAGAGGACAGATTAGAGGCAAATGACGAGCTTTCAACAGCTTTGTCAAGACTTTTGGTTATTGTAGAAAATTATCCTGAGCTTAAGGCTGACACTCAGTTTACAGCTTTAACAGACGAGCTTTCGGGAACAGAAAGCCGTATTGCCACAGCAAGAAAAGACTACAATGACGCTGTTGAAAAATATAACAGAAAAATCCGTACCTTCCCTGCAAATATTTTCTCGGGACTTTTCGGATTTGAAAAAGCTGAATATTTTGAAGCTGACGAAGGCGCTTCAAAGGTGCCGGAAGTAAATTTTGATTGATTATGAGAAAAATAGCTGTATTTGCGCTTGTTGTAATGCTTTTCAGTATAAGCTGTTTTGCACAGCCGGCGGCAACAAGCGAGTTCTTTGTAAATGATTTTGCAGATGTATTAAATGAAGAAACAGAAAATCAAATTCTTGCCATAGGCGCTCAGCTTCAAAAGGATACTACTGCACAGCTTGTGGCAGTTACTGTTGACACAACTGACGGGCAGGAAATCAATGAATATACTCTCAACTTAGGTCGTAAGTGGGGAGTGGGACAAGAGGATAAAAATAACGGTGTCGTTCTTTTGGTTGCCGTAGAGGACAGAGAAATAAGCATACAGGTAGGCTACGGTCTTGAAGGCAGACTTAATGACTCTAAGGTCGGACGTATTCTTGATAATTATGCTGTTCCTTATTTGAAGGATAATAATTTTTCTGAAGGATTGGAAAATGCTTACAAGGCTTTGACATCAGAAATATACGCAGAATACGATATTGAAATGCCCGAAAATTTTGACTTACCTGAGGCTTTGCCCGAAGAAGATGAAGATATAGATATACTATCTGTTATAATTTTTATAATTGTACTGTTAGTGATATTTTCTGGCGGTAGATTTTTACCCTTTTTCCATTTTGGAGGATTTCACGGCGGCGGCTTCGGCGGAGGCTTTAGAGGCGGAAGCTCGGGCGGCGGTTTCAGAGGAGGCGGCGGAAGCTTTGGCGGAGGCGGCGCTTCCAGAGGATTTTAAATATAAAAAAGCTGTTCGCAGTATTGTCGGACAGCTTTATTTAAAAAGAGGGCAAATTAATGTCAAATATAGTTATTATAGGCTCAGGACCTGCAGGAGTTTCTGCAGCCTTATACACATCACGTGCAAATATTGATACTCTTGTTATTTCAAACGAAAGCTCTGCCTTATTGAAGGCTGAAAAAATCGAAAATTATTACGGCTTTGAAGAAGCAATTTCGGGTAAAGAATTGCACGACAACGCCATAGAGGGCGCAAAAAAAGCAGGCGCACGCTTTGTAAAGGAAGAGGTTGTGGGCATAGGCTTTGAAGAAAGATTATGCGTTTATACCGATAAAAATAAATACTCGGCAGACAGCGTTATAATAGCGACAGGCGCTTCAAGAAAAGCACCTTTAATAAAAGGAATTGCCGAATTTGAGGGCAGAGGCGTAAGCTACTGCGCCGTTTGTGATGCTTTCTTTTACAGGGGCAAAAATGTTGCCGTTATAGGTAACTCAAGCTATGCGCTTCACGAGGCAAAGGAGCTTTTGCCCGTTGTAAATTCAGTAGTTTTGCTGACAGACGGTAAGCCTCTTGAGGTAGAAACAGATATCGAAACAATTAATACAAAAATTTCGGAAATTATAGGAAACGAAACAGTAAACGGCGTTTTATTTGAAGATAACAGTAAAATAGAAATTGACGGTCTTTTTGTAGCAATAGGCGTTGCGGGAAGCACCGAGCTTGCCAAAAAAATAGGAATTTTAACTGAAAAAGGCAAAATAGTTGTCGATGAAAATATGGCAACAAATGTCCCCGGAATTTTCTCTGCAGGGGACTGCAACGGAGGACTTTTACAGATATCAAAGGCAGTCAGCGAGGGCGCCGTTGCAGGTACACAAGCAATAAAATATATCCGCGGAAAATAGCGTGTTATCTTTAACAGATAACACGCAGCGATATAAATCCCGTAAGGAATTTATATCATATCGCATCGGAGCAAAGTGACGATATATCGCACGAGCAAAGCGAGTATATCGCGTTTGCAGAGCAAACATATCGCCTAACTATCATTATAATAAACATTGAAGGTGTAAAAAATGAAAAAAGCATTGTTTCGTATTTGTGCTATATTGTTAACAATTACTATTCTGATTACTACAGCACCTATGTCAGCGTTGGCATTATCAGCAAAAGAGCAAGAAGACTTTTATCGCGTTAACACGTGGTGGCAGGATGAGTATAACAAACAATACATAGATTGGCTACTTGAATCCGATAATTTTATGTATCACTTAGATGTATCTACAGGTAATATAATCTATGGTAGCCTGAATTTAGACCCAAAGCAGCGTAAAGATAATTTCGTTGAGATTTTAACTTCATTTATCGGATTATCATACGATGAAATTCGGGAGCAAAGTGCCGCCGAAGCATTTAGTGATATTTCTGTAGAATTTTTAGACGGTTTTAAAGAATTTTTAGAGGACACAAAACTATATACCGTTGATCAATTCAAGTATATAGAAAAAGCAATAAATGAGACATCCAATTATTATCTAAACTATTATTATGGTATTAATACCGATATGGGAGAATATGGGTATCAGGCTATATATGAAAGAATACAAAGTGCATTTGATAATAATGTTCAAGACTTTGATTGGTCCGATCATAAAGATGAAACTCTGCAAGAATTTTATAATTTTGTAGATTCTTCCGAATGGCATAAAAAGCTTTCAAACGTATCAGATATTTTCAGTGCTGTTGGTGAAACTATACAATTATCAAAAGATGGATTCGCTCTGATCGGGGAACTTGAGTCATATAACAAAACCGATGAGAAATTAGTTGAATTGTTAAAGTATATTAGAGCAAAAACAACCGACAGTGCACTTAGAGCAGCCTGCGATGAAATTATCGCAAGATTTGGGAATAGTTATACGATCAATATTATACAGGGAATTTTACAAATTGCCGGTGATAAAACATTAGAGTGGACTTTTGATAATGTGAAAGATTTAATTTATTCGCATTGTGGTATTTATGCACTTTTTGCAAAAATTGGTATTACTGCAGGGAATGTTGTATCTGACCTGTGGTTTAACACAACAGAGACAAAGCAGCAAATGCAAACGATTTACTGTTTGGATCATATTTCTGAACTTTTGGTGCCTATGATCCAAAGTGAGTTGCAGGATTTATATTCTTATAATGGAGCGTCAGATTTTGCTGCAGCTTATGCTGCTGATGCTATTTATCATATGAGCGTGTTGATAGAACTGCGAAAGAAAGGAGAAGAAAATTACTATAAACTTAAGGACAGCGTTTACGGTTCAAGTATAATTGAAGCCTGTAAAACTTTGGGTTGGGGTAGCTTTGCTGATGACGAACAAATTATAGAAGCGTGGTATTCTGAATTTACATATGTTATCGAAGCTGTAAGAGAAAGCCTCTATAAGATGATTCCAGCTTATCATTATTACAAAAAGCCAGAGCCTGTCGAGTTTGAAAAAGAAGGCTCGCGATTAATTTCTTATAACGGTAATTCTGTAAATGTATACATTCCAAAGGATGTATATTGCAATACGATTGATTCGTATGCTTTTAACCGCAATGAAACAATTGAAAGTGTCAATATTCCGTATACTATTAAAACGATCAACACAAATGCTTTTTATAATTGTACAAACTTAAAAAGTGTTACAATCAATTTTACAGAAGCAGTTATTGCAGATGAAGCATTTGTAAATTGCCATAAAAATTTTACGATCTATGGCTATAATAATTCCACTGCACAAGCATATGCTGTCGCTAACGATATTAACTTCGTATCTCTTGACAGTGAATATGAAAATGCAAAGGATTATGTAGATTCTGATTTCGTCATTGAAGATGGGGTGTTGGTAGACTATCTTGGTGATGGTGGAGATGTGTATATACCATATGGTGTTACTGAAATAGCCTCATATGCATTTAATTGTACTTATAGTAATATTTATTCCATAATAATTCCCGATACAGTCAACAAAATCAACGAATATGCATTCGAGTGTTGGGGATATACTACGGAGTTATCTAAATTGGTCATTGGTTCTGGAGTATCGGAAATTGTAATGCCTATTTGTGATTCAGTTAATTTTTCAGAGGTAGTTGTTGATGTTGGGAATAAAACATATTATTCAGAGGATGGTGTACTTTTTGATAGGAATAATAAGGAATTAGTGTACTATCCTAGCGGAAAACCATATGAGGAGGTATATCAGATACCGGAAGGTATTTCTAGTGTAAACAAATATGCATTTTATCAGTATTATGGTCAAATCAGTATTTACGAGTTGTATATACCAGAGAGTGTAACAGAATTTAATGATGCATTTTCTTGGATTAAAATTGATACTTTAGCAAATATTCGTGTTTCTGAAAACAATCCAATATATAGTTCTTATCAAGGAATTTTGTACGATAAGCAATTAGAAGAATTGCTATTCGTACCTCAAAACATTTCTGGAGACATAGTAATACCAGATAGCGTTACTAAATTTAGAAGCAAAAATGTCTTTGATTGGTGTCACAATCTAAAAAGCCTTACAATTGGTAATGGGCTTAAAAATATGCCCAGTTTGTTTGACTGCCAAAATCTTGAATATATTGTTATTGGCAAAAGTATTGAGAATTATCCTTATAATGTGTTTGGACAATGCTATAGTTTGAAAACGGTAGTTTTAAATGCCGAGAATACAAAAAATGCGGTTTGTCCTCCTTATGTAGAAAAACTTATAGTAGGTAAGAATGTGTCATATTTTTATGCGGACCATTATAATTTGGATGATCTTGCCCAAATAGAGTTTAACAACCCGGAAATGGTTATCTATGGAAAAAATATTTTTAGTGATACATCGTACTACTGGACTCCGTCAAATTGGGATAATGGTGCATTGTATATAGGCACACATTTGATTAAAGTACGTGAAGCACTAAAAGATTATGTTGTGAAAGATGGGACGACTGTAATTTGTGATGGTGCAACTTCTAACTTGTTTAGCATAGGTGTGCCTAAAAGTGTACAATACATTGGAGAGTGGTGTTTTGATTACCTTATTCATATCTTTTATGAAGGCGCAGAATTGGCATGGAAAAATATTACTATTGCTGAGAACAATGGCTTTTATGTAACTAAACATTATGGAGCGCTATATGGAATGCAAGCGCCGCAAGTAATGGAGCCTACATGCTTGGAATCGGGAGTTACGCTCAGAAAATGTAGTATTTGTGAGAAGGAGTATGAATATGATTTTGAGGCAGCGCTAGGACACCTTGTGTCAGAAGAGTGGATTGAGAAGCAGAAACTTACTTGTACAACGGATGGAATTAAAGTAAAGATTTGTCAGCGATGCAATGAGATTGTTGAAGAACAGAAAACAAAGCATGTTGGTCATAGTTATGAATCACATACTGTATTACCTTCGTGTGAGGGAAAGGGCTATACAATGCACATATGCTCTGTATGTCAGGATCAGTATAGCGATAATTATATTGATGAGATGGGTCATAGGTGGCACATTGAACAAATTGAACCGTCAAGTTGTACGGAGAATGGAGAAATAAAATATACTTGCTCAGTATGTGATAATACCTATTCGGAAATTGTTTTGGCAACGCATAACTGGTCTACAGAATGGACAGTGGATGTACAGGAAACTTGTACAACTACTGGCAGCAAGTCGCACCATTGTATTAGCTGCGAAGAAAAAACAGATATAACAGTAATCCCGGCTACACATATATGGTCTGACGAGTGGACTGTTGATATTGAGCCTACCGAAACAAGTGAAGGCAGTCAATCTCGGCATTGTACTCGTTGCGACGCAAAGACTGATGTAACAATCATACCGATGCTGACTACTGAGACTCCTGCTGAGAATTTTACTTATCGGATTAGAGACGGTAAGGTTACAATTAGCGGGTATAATGGAACTTCTCCAACAATGAATATACCTGCCTATATTGAAGGTTACCCCGTAACTATTATTTCTTCATTTGCGTTTTATAACAATACAACCATAACAAGAGCAACCTTACCATATACCATTACGGATATGGAAGACTATGCATTTTATAATTGTTCTAATTTATCAGAGATAACTTTAGGAAGCGGATTGACGAAAATACCTCAAAACGCTTTTTCGGATTGTGGCAAATTGATAATTGTTAATTTACCGGAAACCATTATCACTATAAGTGACTATGCTTTTTATAATTGTGAGTCACTGACGGAAATCAATGTTCCAAATACGATCTCAACTATTGGCGCCAATGCATTTTACGGTACAGCTTGGTTTGATGGATTATCTGACGATTGTTTGATAATGGGCGATGGAATCTTGATGAAATTCCAAAATGAGTTTGGCGATGATATCATAATTCCGGAGGGTGTAAAATCGGTATACGGCGATTTTACCGGAGGAGCGTTTGAGACGTCCTATGTAGGCATTGTCTATATACCGAGCACTCTGACAAATTGGAGTCAAAGTGCTTTGGGACTAGAGGCACTATCCTTTGTGGTGGACGAAAATAATCCGTTCTTGTGCACTGTGGATGGCGTGCTTTACAGTTCGGATATGACACGATTGAAAGCGGTACCCTCTCGAAAAAACGGCTCTATCCGTTTACCAGAAACAGTACGGTATATTGAATCGAGTGCTTTTGCTTGGTCCTATTTAGATGAAGCTGTGTTGAATGATGGACTGTTAGAAATCGGAGATAATGCATTCTATTTTGCAAATGTGAAAATCAATATACCGAATACAGTAACAACAATTGGCGAAAATGCGTTTTCTTATAATAAAGCAATAACCGAAATTGTCATTCCATCCGGCGTAAATGAACTCGAAGATTGGACTTTCTCGGGTTGTTCGTCTTTGAAAAAAATTACACTTCCTGAGAACTTGACAAAAATTGGCTCGTATACATTTTCTGACTGCACTGCACTGACTGATGTATACTATGCAGGCGAGCAAAGTCAGTGGAATTCAATTAGTATTGATTACGGTAATGAAGATTTAACAAATGCAAATATTCACTATAATCAAATAGAAAACGAAGCTGTTACAGGAGATGCTAACGGTGACGGAGAAATGAATGTTCTTGACCTTATAGCAATTAAAAATAACTTATTAGGAACAACAGCTTCCGATATGTCAGCGGATTTAAATAAAGACTCAGAAATTTCTATTGTGGATTTACTTATGCTGAAAGATTTAATTTTTAAACAGA comes from Oscillospiraceae bacterium and encodes:
- a CDS encoding M42 family metallopeptidase yields the protein MVTQYLKELLNALTLCYGPSGREGAAANVIVQYLKRYTDKISIDASGNVIAKIPSYNPKARKILVDAHYDEISMYVTKISDNGEVFVGAKGVDLRTLLASEVIIHGLNEVFGVVAVPPVHMLSKEDRNKLPEFNELIIFTGYDAQKLKKLVKVGDPVTYRANTTALNGNCFCGKAMDNRSGVCALLCCLEILRGKRSNYELNFLFSTQEEINLSGAATGAFNIDPDIAISVDVTFGKTNKDNFEEQGEMGKGVMIGYAPILNSKISNTFAELAQRAKIPYQKEIMAGNTGTNCASITLAQQGVPAGLLSIPLRYMHTQVETLNIADIAYTAALLSEFLTN
- a CDS encoding arsenic transporter; amino-acid sequence: MLSFQKYRPHIALISALIYIILGCCGMYNMGIASAFGAIDFNVLLMIGGTMGIVTLFIESKMPARLAEMLISKVPNVKWAVTVLALFAGVISAFVDNVATVLMVAPIGLAISKKLNISPVSVLIAIAVSSNLQGAATLVGDTTSILLGGFADMNFLEFFFMHGKFGIFWGVELGALASIFVLLFLFRKQKEKISAEVETEVEDYFPSVLMIGTVVLLICASFLPAPTSNSILITIYNLRAGLICLALCIIGVIRACLKSKKAEPFIQVIKDLDKDTLLLLLGLFIIIEGITAAGVIDAAADLFYKIAGNNPFVLYTLIVFVSVILSAFIDNIPYVATMLPVIQSIAALMNSGAGAEPYVFYFGLLIGATLGGNLTPIGASANIAAIGILRKNGYTVKTSDFLKIGVPFTIAAVLTGYIYIWLVWGL
- a CDS encoding Na/Pi cotransporter family protein → MDLFDVLSLIGGLCLFLFGMNVMGDSLEKSAGDGLKSLLSKLTTGRMAGFFTGLCVTSVIQSSSATTVMVVGFVNSGVMSLRQAINVIMGANVGTTVTAWLLSLSGIEGDSLIVQLFKPTSFTPILALIGTLLYMGSKSHKKKDIGMILLGFATLMCGMDIMSSAVSGLKDVPEFRNILTMFSNPIFGVLAGAIVTGIIQSSSASVGILQALSSTGQITIGASIPIIMGQNIGTCVTALLSSVGTNRNARRTSVVHLSFNIIGTVVILTVYCTLNAILNLSFVNLSANQFSIAVTHTVFNVVCTALMLPASALLEKLSYKVIPEPAGNENEEEKVEIDQRLMATPAIAIERCRVLTEKMAHITQKGLTKAINLLDKYDVDEATKVRSYEKNADTYEDTLISYLVKLNTFPMSDKDSNESSKLLFVIGDFERISDHSVNLLESVEEIRNKEVPFSEQAKKELSVLTQAVSEIVDLAVNAFNNNDLDAAAKIEPLEQVIDSLKEQLRTQHISRLQKYECSIEAGFVWADLLTNLERIADHCSNIAGCIIEMAHDSMDVHEYLNKIKATSPEFAKMQQLYSQKYSIN
- a CDS encoding Lrp/AsnC family transcriptional regulator, which produces MIKKKILSLLEKNGRLTPAEIGVMVGINEQEAAAYIAEMEADKVIVGYSALIDWDKADKSSVHALIEIKVIPQKSQGFDSVAKTICKFEEVKNLYLMSGGFDLAVMVEGKSLRDVAMFVSERLSFIDGVTATATHFVLKKYKDSGVFFGAEDADERGCLGI
- a CDS encoding aminotransferase class I/II-fold pyridoxal phosphate-dependent enzyme produces the protein MIDYNKLLSKKIQQVKPSGIRRFFDIAEELSDCVSLGVGEPDFVTPWHIRRAGIRSLEEGHTHYTSNWGLMSLREAISEYLKRRFDMTYCAKNEIVVTVGGSEAIDMCIRAVVDNGDEVLIPEPSFVCYSPITSLSGGVPVALPTYEKDNFKLTAETLKKAITEKTKLLVLPFPNNPTGAVMEKEDLEKIAEVIRDKDILVLSDEIYAELTYKGKHTSISCIEGMWEKTIVVSGFSKAFAMTGWRLGYACGPREIIEQMTKAHQYAIMSAPTTAQYAAIEAMRNSDDDIEYMKNEYDMRRRYLVNALRQIGMDCFEPLGAFYVFPSIKKFGLSSEEFCERLIRQERCAVIPGNAFGELGEGFVRLSYAYSLENLKKAVERIEKFIKTL
- a CDS encoding LemA family protein, whose protein sequence is MKKLSGGIIALIVVGVILLIAVISGVSAYNGLVELEEGIKSKSSQIDNQLQRRADLIPNLVSTVKGYTTHETEAIEAVTSARAKLTGASDTEDRLEANDELSTALSRLLVIVENYPELKADTQFTALTDELSGTESRIATARKDYNDAVEKYNRKIRTFPANIFSGLFGFEKAEYFEADEGASKVPEVNFD
- a CDS encoding TPM domain-containing protein; this encodes MRKIAVFALVVMLFSISCFAQPAATSEFFVNDFADVLNEETENQILAIGAQLQKDTTAQLVAVTVDTTDGQEINEYTLNLGRKWGVGQEDKNNGVVLLVAVEDREISIQVGYGLEGRLNDSKVGRILDNYAVPYLKDNNFSEGLENAYKALTSEIYAEYDIEMPENFDLPEALPEEDEDIDILSVIIFIIVLLVIFSGGRFLPFFHFGGFHGGGFGGGFRGGSSGGGFRGGGGSFGGGGASRGF